In one Anaerolineales bacterium genomic region, the following are encoded:
- the mdh gene encoding malate dehydrogenase, with the protein MAKVTIVGAGHTGATTAHWLAEREIADIVMIDIVEGVPQGKALDLMEALPVIGSDVHVVGSNSYAESADSDVVVITAGLPRKPGMSRDDLLAANAKIVSSAVESSVAVSPDAIYIILTNPLDAMSYLAMKKSGLPCERIVGQAGILDSARMRAFVAMELEVSVKNVHCYVLGGHGDDMLPLTHHSNVAGVPLDKILKPKRLKAIIERTRKGGGEIVSLLKTGSAFYAPSAALAQMVEAILLDRKKIVPASAYLNGEYGQSGIFFGVPVKLGKNGVEQIIEYDLNKTELRALEASADRVRKTIEALPL; encoded by the coding sequence ATGGCGAAAGTGACGATCGTAGGCGCAGGACATACCGGTGCAACGACGGCCCATTGGCTTGCCGAGCGAGAGATCGCAGACATCGTCATGATCGATATCGTTGAGGGTGTACCGCAGGGAAAAGCGCTCGATCTGATGGAGGCGCTGCCGGTAATTGGATCGGATGTGCACGTCGTCGGTTCGAATAGCTATGCGGAGTCAGCCGATTCTGACGTTGTCGTGATCACCGCAGGTTTGCCGAGAAAACCGGGCATGAGCCGCGACGATCTCCTGGCAGCCAATGCAAAAATCGTTTCCAGCGCCGTGGAGAGTTCGGTCGCAGTCTCTCCGGATGCGATCTATATCATCCTCACCAATCCCTTGGATGCGATGAGTTATCTGGCCATGAAAAAAAGCGGCCTGCCGTGCGAACGGATAGTCGGCCAAGCGGGCATACTCGATTCGGCGCGCATGCGGGCGTTCGTGGCCATGGAACTGGAAGTCAGCGTGAAGAACGTGCACTGCTACGTTCTCGGCGGGCATGGGGATGACATGCTGCCGCTCACCCATCATTCCAACGTCGCGGGTGTTCCCCTGGATAAGATCTTGAAACCCAAGCGACTGAAAGCCATCATCGAACGGACTCGAAAAGGCGGTGGGGAGATCGTTTCTCTACTGAAAACCGGCAGCGCTTTCTACGCTCCTTCTGCAGCCCTGGCGCAAATGGTCGAAGCCATCCTGCTCGATCGAAAAAAGATCGTTCCTGCCTCCGCCTACCTGAATGGGGAGTACGGGCAATCCGGAATCTTCTTCGGCGTACCCGTCAAACTCGGGAAAAATGGTGTCGAGCAAATCATCGAGTATGATTTGAATAAAACGGAACTGCGCGCGCTGGAAGCATCGGCAGATCGCGTACGCAAAACGATCGAGGCGCTCCCATTGTAG